A stretch of the Corylus avellana chromosome ca6, CavTom2PMs-1.0 genome encodes the following:
- the LOC132184854 gene encoding uncharacterized protein LOC132184854 isoform X2, whose protein sequence is MFMSLGQQKQHEAADGNSLITERILCKDGEHCSGKNRKLINTATSTTTTTTTTTSKNHEKHEEKENFSVNGRPTAEHHEIGNDHFPADLISEMDYSPAKRKPPIHN, encoded by the exons ATGTTCATGTCACTTGGGCAACAGAAACAACAT GAAGCAGCTGATGGAAACTCTCTGATAACAGAAAGGATTCTCTGCAAAGATGGGGAGCACTGTTCAG GAAAGAATAGAAAACTTATTAATACAGCCACTTCtactaccaccaccaccaccaccaccacatcAAAG AATCATGAGAAGCatgaagagaaagagaatttcAGTGTTAATGGGAGGCCTACTGCTGAGCACCATGAGATTGGCAACGACCACTTTCCTGCAGACCTCATATCTGAGATGGACTATTCTCCAGCAAAGCGAAAACCTCCAATACACAATTGA
- the LOC132184854 gene encoding uncharacterized protein LOC132184854 isoform X1 — MRPFLALSLLLLCLLLSHEAQGIRLDKMFMSLGQQKQHEAADGNSLITERILCKDGEHCSGKNRKLINTATSTTTTTTTTTSKNHEKHEEKENFSVNGRPTAEHHEIGNDHFPADLISEMDYSPAKRKPPIHN, encoded by the exons ATGAGGCCTTTTCTAGCACTCTCTCTTCTGCTTTTGTGCCTTCTGCTTTCTCATGAGGCTCAAG GGATCCGCTTGGATAAGATGTTCATGTCACTTGGGCAACAGAAACAACAT GAAGCAGCTGATGGAAACTCTCTGATAACAGAAAGGATTCTCTGCAAAGATGGGGAGCACTGTTCAG GAAAGAATAGAAAACTTATTAATACAGCCACTTCtactaccaccaccaccaccaccaccacatcAAAG AATCATGAGAAGCatgaagagaaagagaatttcAGTGTTAATGGGAGGCCTACTGCTGAGCACCATGAGATTGGCAACGACCACTTTCCTGCAGACCTCATATCTGAGATGGACTATTCTCCAGCAAAGCGAAAACCTCCAATACACAATTGA